A stretch of Anguilla rostrata isolate EN2019 unplaced genomic scaffold, ASM1855537v3 scaf0949, whole genome shotgun sequence DNA encodes these proteins:
- the LOC135246854 gene encoding uncharacterized protein LOC135246854: MAQSHTSYSTTREEAASKWSDVIKNSVQIATEPKQTYLLNTAKTILNKDGTARRYTFGRKDPNKRNKTIMMVGETGTGKSLFITMMINYMLGVKWEDKIRFEIIPDERKRPQTESQATVISAYDIFGLEELSVPFSLTVIDMPGYGNTRGLDEDKNIAQNLYTFLKSLSDDQQIDAVCLVVKASQFRLSPSQKYIFDAILSVFGSNIENFMIIFTFSDWMPPPALKLVSVSGVPVFKDENNDPVHFLFNNLPPQKFAKKCEETYKTAWDNGAESFRELFQTLDKMEPQCMQMTKDVLRERWSLEEGIQNLASQIKEEKEKHKALEELQKRLEEHKEDMRTSNTYQNTCAAEQHATSSTVSEANRHTPWCSCIYLILKNLGLIIWHAIRRLCATIYRKLWGNQYEAVPETCSSEGHQKEDEERITHEDPRKDAECKLATDISKLEEELKDMKTEKAKLMESCYQSIGRLKDNALNFDSDSTHQSILRLIEMLRENKDAEKVEKLQMMLKKTV, translated from the exons ATGGCACAATCTCACACAAG TTACTCTACAACAAGAGAAGAAGCTGCATCTAAGTGGTCAGATGTAATTAAGAACAGTGTACAGATTGCAACAGAACCCAAACAAACatacctgctgaacacagccaagacaataCTGAATAAAGATGGAACAGCCAGGAGATACACGTTTGGAAGAAAGGACCCCAACAAAAGGAACAAGACAATCATGATGGTgggagaaacaggaacagggaaGTCTTTGTTCATCACTATGATGATCAACTACATGCTGGGTGTAAAGTGGGAAGACAAAATCAGGTTTGAAATCATTccagatgaaagaaaaagaccTCAAACTGAATCTCAAGCCACTGTGATTTCTGCCTATGATATTTTTGGGCTGGAGGAACTGTCTGTTCCTTTTTCCCTCACAGTCATTGATATGCCAGGATATGGAAACACAAGAGGTCTGGATGAAGATAAAAACATTGCTCAGAATCTGTACACATTCTTGAAATCTTTAAGTGATGATCAACAAATAGATGCAGTTTGCCTTGTGGTGAAGGCATCTCAATTTCGCCTAAGTCCCAGCCAGAAATACATCTTTGATGccattctgtctgtctttggGAGCAACATTGAGAACTTCATGATTATTTTCACCTTCTCAGACTGGATGCCACCTCCAGCTCTTAAGCTAGTTTCTGTGTCTGGTGTACCTGTCTTCAAAGATGAAAATAATGAccctgttcacttcctgttcaacaACCTTCCTCCTCAGAAGTTTGCTAAGAAATGCGAAGAAACATATAAAACAGCCTGGGATAATGGAGCAGAGAGCTTCAGAGAGCTTTTTCAGACTTTAGATAAAATGGAACCGCAATGCATGCAGATGACTAAAGACGTTTTGAGGGAACGTTGGAGCCTGGAAGAGGGTATCCAGAACTTGGCGAGTCAGATtaaagaggagaaggagaagcacaAGGCACTTGAGGAGCTGCAGAAAAGACTGGAAGAGCACAAAGAGGACATGAGGACAAGTAACACCTATCAGAATACATGCGCAGCTGAGCAACATGCAACTTCCAGCACTGTGTCTGAGGCAAACCGCCACACTCCATGGTGTTCCTGTATATACTTAATTTTAAAGAATCTGGGATTGATCATATGGCATGCTATACGTAGATTATGTGCTACTATATACAGAAAATTATGGGGCAATCAATATGAAGCCGTTCCTGAAACCTGCAGCTCCGAGGGCCACCAAAAAGAAGACGAAGAAAGAATAACACATGAGGATCCTAGAAAAGATGCAGAGTGCAAACTAGCCACAGACATATCCAAACTTGAAGAAGAGCTGAAGGACATGAAGACAGAAAAGGCCAAACTAATGGAGAGTTGTTACCAGTCCATTGGCCGTCTTAAAGACAATGCTCTGAATTTTGATTCAGATTCTACTCATCAGAGTATTCTCAGGCTGATAGAAATGCTGAGGGAGAACAAAGACGCGGAGAAGGTGGAAAAGCTGCAGATGATGCTGAAGAAGACTGTGTGA
- the LOC135246849 gene encoding uncharacterized protein LOC135246849 isoform X1, with translation MAQSSSSCSTTREEGTSKWSDVIKNSEQITTEPKQTYLVNTIQEHLNEDGIVRRYTFGTKDPQKRNRTILMVGETGTGKSSLINRMVNYMLGVEWEDKIRFKIIPDEGTEKSQSGTVTITVYKIFGLEELSLPFSLTVIDTVGYDDTKGVERDERIAEDLYRLLGSFDIVLQLDAVCLMVKAATNRLTPFQKKIFDSILSLFGKNMEKNILTLITFSDWMPPSDALKAVIESGVPFPKDKIDEPVHFLFNNYSLNDYQNKYEKTFKQHWDNGTQSMREFFQTLDQMESRSLRMTEEVLSERKKLEACVQSCESQFKVVEMKHQALKEVKKTLKKHKEDMRRNNNFQYKSQTVVMEKIPVGEAATSCSKCEVTCHTPCTRAPNLWWCHVMDWSGKCTACPGKCSYTFHKRECKIYARKHVEKTETREDLKKTCETMIATQEKMMSTREQELRDAEAEKTSLIEKCFRSILQLRKLALKFDSNSTRQSILRLIKVLKKNNEAEMVEKLQKILENTACEEMFSCTFF, from the exons ATGGCACAATCTAGCTCAAG TTGCTCTACGACAAGAGAAGAAGGTACGTCTAAGTGGTCAGATGTAATTAAGAACAGTGAACAGATTACAACAGAACCCAAACAAACATACCTGGTGAACACAATCCAGGAACATCTGAATGAAGATGGAATAGTCAGGAGATACACATTTGGAACAAAGGACCCCCAAAAAAGGAACAGGACAATCCTGATGGTgggagaaacaggaacagggaaGTCTTCACTCATCAATAGAATGGTCAACTACATGCTGGGTGTAGAGTGGGAAGACAAGATCAGGTTTAAAATCATTCCAGATGAAGGCACAGAAAAATCCCAATCTGGTACCGTTACGATTACTGTCTATAAGATTTTTGGACTGGAGGAACTGTCTCTTCCTTTTTCCCTCACAGTCATTGATACAGTAGGATATGACGACACTAAAGGGGTTGAGAGAGATGAAAGAATTGCTGAAGATCTGTACAGATTACTGGGATCTTTCGACATTGTTCTACAACTAGATGCAGTTTGCCTTATGGTGAAGGCAGCTACAAATCGCCTCACTCCTTTCCAGAAGAAAATCTTTGATTCCATCCTGTCCCTCTTTGGAAAGAACATGGAGAAAAACATCCTGACTCTCATCACCTTCTCTGACTGGATGCCACCTTCAGATGCTCTTAAAGCAGTTATCGAGTCTGGCGTACCTTTCCCCAAAGATAAAATTGATGAgcctgttcacttcctgttcaacaACTATTCTCTTAATGATTatcagaataaatatgaaaaaacattcaaacaacaCTGGGATAACGGAACTCAGAGCATGAGGGAGTTCTTCCAGACTTTGGATCAAATGGAAAGTCGAAGCCTGAGGATGACTGAAGAAGTCTTGAGTGAACGTAAGAAACTGGAAGCTTGTGTCCAGAGCTGTGAGAGTCAGTTCAAGGTGGTGGAGATGAAGCACCAGGCACTTAAGGAAGTTAAGAAAACTCTGAAAAAGCACAAAGAGGACATGAGGAGGAATAACAACTTTCAGTATAAATCCCAAACTGTTGTCATGGAGAAGATCCCAGTTGGTGAAGCTGCAACTTCCTGTTCAAAGTGTGAGGTAACCTGCCACACTCCATGTACACGGGCGCCTAACCTGTGGTGGTGTCATGTAATGGACTGGAGTGGGAAATGTACGGCCTGTCCAGGAAAATGCAGCTACACGTTCCATAAAAGAGAATGCAAAATATATGCAAGAAAACATGTAGAGAAAACTGAAACTCGTGAGGACCTGAAAAAAACTTGTGAAACTATGATAGCCACACAAGAGAAAATGATGTCCACTCGTGAGCAAGAGTTGAGGGATGCAGAAGCTGAGAAAACCAGCCTCATTGAAAAGTGTTTCCGGAGCATTCTCCAGCTTAGAAAGCTTGCTCTGAAGTTCGATTCTAATTCTACTCGTCAGAGTATTCTCAGGCTGATAAAAGTGCTGAAGAAGAACAACGAGGCAGAGATGGTGGAAAAGCTGCAGAAGATTCTGGAGAACACTGCATGTGAAGAAATGTTTAGTTGCACATTCTTCTGA